A single region of the Halobacterium wangiae genome encodes:
- a CDS encoding plastocyanin/azurin family copper-binding protein, whose translation MREHSRRTFLASVGAASALALAGCSSGSGESDDGGGDTTTTASDDSGSSGDSGSFTETSTVEMNDELAFAPKQIQVSAGTTVTWENVGAVAHSVTAYEDEIPDGAAYFASGGFDSESAATDAYPDEGNIEEGGTYEHTFETTGTYEYYCIPHEMNGMVGTIKVV comes from the coding sequence ATGAGGGAACACTCACGACGTACGTTCCTGGCATCGGTAGGTGCAGCGAGCGCGCTCGCGCTCGCGGGCTGTTCCTCCGGGTCCGGGGAGAGCGACGACGGCGGTGGCGACACGACGACCACCGCGTCCGACGACTCCGGGAGCAGTGGTGACTCGGGGTCGTTCACGGAGACCAGCACCGTCGAGATGAACGACGAACTCGCGTTCGCGCCGAAGCAGATCCAGGTGTCGGCGGGGACGACGGTGACCTGGGAGAACGTCGGTGCGGTCGCCCACTCGGTCACCGCCTACGAGGACGAGATCCCCGACGGCGCGGCGTACTTCGCGTCCGGCGGGTTCGACAGCGAGAGCGCCGCCACCGACGCCTACCCCGACGAGGGGAACATCGAGGAGGGCGGCACCTACGAGCACACGTTCGAGACGACCGGCACGTACGAGTACTACTGCATCCCCCACGAGATGAACGGGATGGTCGGCACTATCAAGGTGGTCTGA
- a CDS encoding plastocyanin/azurin family copper-binding protein yields the protein MNESYSRRQFVAGVGVASAVALAGCGGSGGDGDGGGEMTDPGGGGGDETTETTETTETTETGGGGGGGNVVAAGPDGELVFEPEEITVSSGDTVTWEFESPSHNVSAWPEMDDQVSIPEGAEGFGTMPEDGDPYATVAQGETFEHTFETTGEFTYVCVPHAASNMVGTVVVE from the coding sequence ATGAACGAGTCCTATTCGAGACGACAGTTCGTGGCTGGCGTCGGCGTCGCAAGTGCAGTGGCACTCGCAGGTTGTGGAGGTAGCGGCGGGGACGGCGACGGTGGCGGCGAGATGACCGACCCAGGGGGCGGTGGTGGCGACGAGACGACGGAGACGACGGAGACGACGGAAACGACCGAAACAGGGGGCGGCGGTGGCGGCGGGAACGTCGTCGCCGCGGGACCGGACGGGGAACTGGTGTTCGAACCCGAGGAGATCACCGTCTCGAGCGGGGACACCGTGACCTGGGAGTTCGAGAGCCCGAGCCACAACGTCTCCGCGTGGCCGGAGATGGACGATCAGGTGTCGATTCCGGAGGGTGCCGAGGGGTTCGGGACGATGCCGGAGGACGGTGACCCGTACGCCACCGTCGCGCAGGGCGAGACGTTCGAGCACACGTTCGAGACGACCGGCGAGTTCACGTACGTCTGCGTGCCGCACGCGGCGTCCAACATGGTCGGCACCGTCGTCGTCGAGTAA